Proteins encoded together in one Yersinia mollaretii ATCC 43969 window:
- the sspA gene encoding stringent starvation protein SspA: MAVAANKRSVMTLFSGPTDIFSHQVRIVLAEKGVSVEIEQVEAGNLPQDLIDLNPYQTVPTLVDRELTLYESRIIMEYLDERFPHPPLMPVYPVARGSSRLMMHRIEKDWYSLMHKIEQGNAQEAEAARKQLREVLLSIAPVFNETPYFLSEEFSLVDCYLAPLLWRLPVLGIELTGAGSKELKGYMTRVFERDAFLASLTEAEREMHLKTRG; encoded by the coding sequence ATGGCTGTCGCTGCCAACAAACGTTCGGTAATGACGCTGTTTTCCGGCCCGACCGACATTTTTAGCCATCAAGTACGTATCGTACTGGCGGAGAAAGGTGTCAGTGTTGAGATTGAGCAGGTTGAAGCTGGTAATCTGCCGCAGGACCTGATTGACCTCAATCCCTACCAGACTGTCCCTACTTTGGTTGATCGCGAGCTGACACTGTATGAATCCCGCATTATCATGGAGTATCTGGATGAGCGTTTTCCTCACCCGCCATTGATGCCGGTATACCCAGTTGCGCGTGGTAGCAGTCGTTTGATGATGCACCGCATTGAGAAAGACTGGTACTCCTTGATGCATAAAATCGAGCAGGGTAATGCACAGGAAGCAGAAGCCGCACGTAAGCAGCTACGCGAAGTTCTGCTGTCTATCGCCCCGGTGTTCAATGAAACGCCTTACTTCCTGAGCGAAGAATTCAGTCTGGTTGATTGTTATTTAGCCCCGCTGTTGTGGCGCTTGCCTGTATTAGGCATCGAGCTAACAGGTGCGGGTTCTAAAGAGCTGAAAGGCTATATGACACGTGTGTTTGAGCGTGATGCGTTCTTAGCTTCCCTGACGGAAGCTGAACGTGAAATGCATCTGAAAACCCGAGGTTAA
- the rpsI gene encoding 30S ribosomal protein S9 produces MAENQYYGTGRRKSSAARVFLKPGSGKIVINQRSLEVYFGRETARMVVNQPLELVDMVTKFDMYITVKGGGISGQAGAIRHGITRALMEYDESLRGELRKAGFVTRDAREVERKKVGLRKARRRPQFSKR; encoded by the coding sequence ATGGCTGAAAATCAATACTACGGCACTGGTCGCCGCAAAAGTTCTGCAGCTCGCGTTTTTCTTAAGCCGGGCAGCGGTAAAATCGTTATTAACCAACGTAGCCTTGAAGTTTACTTCGGTCGTGAAACTGCCCGCATGGTAGTTAATCAACCGTTGGAACTGGTAGACATGGTTACCAAGTTTGACATGTACATCACTGTTAAAGGTGGTGGTATTTCAGGTCAGGCTGGCGCTATCCGTCACGGTATCACCCGTGCACTGATGGAATATGACGAATCTCTACGTGGTGAACTGCGTAAAGCTGGCTTCGTAACGCGTGATGCGCGTGAAGTTGAGCGTAAGAAAGTGGGTCTGCGTAAAGCACGTCGTCGTCCACAGTTCTCCAAACGTTAA